In one window of Eleutherodactylus coqui strain aEleCoq1 chromosome 10, aEleCoq1.hap1, whole genome shotgun sequence DNA:
- the ZC3H4 gene encoding zinc finger CCCH domain-containing protein 4 isoform X1 — MAVEGSSVHESSSPTSNHESEHNLLFLPAEREDGELEEGELEDDGGEDASHEVPEPPAPKEKEEKHHNESDEEKSHRKMKRKRRKEKEKRRAKKKRKSKHKRHASSSEDYSDYSDDSDFSPSEKSHRKYREYSPSYPPPHQQYSSHNAPPSKKSYHNMDSKSYGMYDDYENDQYGEYEDDEGDDMGKEDYDDFAKELNQYRRAKEGNHRGRGMRGRIKLIRGRGRGMIRGRGGFRGRGSRGRGYSGEEHQDDEEMYDEEMEYGDEEMMGDEEYDDYSKELNQYRKSKEGRGRGFFRPRGRGLRGRGFKGMIRGRGRGRGKGDDDDYYDEDGDGGSYRSDYDKSYHRQDKKGKVICKYFVEGRCTWGEHCNFSHDVEVPRRRGLCKFYMTGYCARADSCPYMHDDFPCKVYHTTGNCVNGEECMFSHEPLTDETQELLDKILAEEAEAGAEDEKDVEELKKQGINPLPKPPPGVGLLPTPSAPTGSSGPCEPLSPTSVTPNAPISSSGGSNSAPLPGGPMTSGPLPGGPVPDIQMPGSPLSGNGIQGASMPEVPVLVGQVLGGPIPIGCPMPAGQMFGDPVPDLPIPGDPMQGGQVHPMHIGPGEPLPLEGPMPPYQGGPMHPYQGGPMPPMPIGPMPPMQEGNGVSMLGSPGSGGPSMDQMPGSPGSMDPQMCQRKIPSLFEIVVRPTAHLAHKLGVRPPGAPGGPPGPPPQRFPGPMGPQGPMHHEMGMEEGPPLIPYGPDDDPEMIAEGPPVPDFYGEYYQDPSMEIGPIVMGDAGVYEDYGGIQEDPRQYHDQPPEQGLEDTDAPAAFNKGNIPDFLPSAQRALFLRIQQKQQEEEQAKRSAGSSLQEKDNEEGDTGNWYSSDEEEGGSSVTSILKTLRQQSSNRTAQQVPARDTGAGGPVDPRLQKNQANAASRPTDPRLSRDPRLSRNVDSTPAEATPTDPRLSRHAPQSKQDSPVSKVSAEEEDTERFLRDKTVTIPLDPLPGQTLRDPRCQLQQFSHIKKDISLSKPSFARTVLWSPEDLIPLPIPKQDFIPVPAALQSVPVLDPRLNRPATSAPHDPRQRASAPDAPAPNASLPDFELLSRILKTVNAASVTASPATATVEKPCDPRTRKPPADPRLQKSAEPPKPPEPSQPLPVIPPTESTPTIAPYDPRLGLSKPSGQSNVLSNISLYDPRTGSKTTTEAAPSEAVSKGPENKTASKSKEPLFVRKSALDQPDADKPNSEPATDRYNSYNRPRPKTQTASESSQPAVHNLPVPPVYGLVKQATKSGSGSPYAGNSPTQESEQDAGSLKDVFKGFDPTASPFCQ, encoded by the exons GGAGGATGGTGAGTTGGAGGAGGGTGAACTTGAAGATGACGGAGGTGAGGATGCGAGCCATGAGGTCCCCGAGCCTCCGGCTCcaaaggagaaagaggagaaACATCACAACGAATCTGATGAGGAGAAGTCGCACCGCAAAATGAAACGGAAGcgcagaaaagagaaagagaagcgAAGAGCTAAGAAGAAAAGAAAGTCCAAGCACAAG cGTCATGCATCATCCAGTGAGGACTACTCCGACTACAGTGATGACTCAGACTTTAGTCCCAGTGAAAAGAGTCACCGCAAATACCGAGAATACAGCCCGTCGTATCCTCCG CCACATCAGCAGTACTCATCACATAATGCCCCACCTTCAAAAAAGAGCTACCACAATATGGACAGCAAGAGCTATGGCATGTATGATGACTATGAAAATGACCAGTATGGGGAGTATGAAGATGATGAAGGGGACGACATGGGCAAAGAAGATTATGATGATTTTGCCAAGGAGCTAAACCAATATCGAAGGGCAAAAGAGGGCAACCATCGTGGTAGAG GAATGAGAGGAAGGATTAAGTTGATACGAGGTCGAGGAAGAGGGATGATTCGTGGAAGAGGAGGCTTTAGAGGGAGAGGCAGCAGAGGGAGAGGATACTCAGGAGAGGAACATCAAGATGACGAGGAGATGTATGACGAAGAAATGGAG TATGGTGATGAGGAGATGATGGGCGATGAAGAGTATGACGACTACTCAAAAGAGTTAAACCAATATCGCAAGTCTAAAGAAGGCCGCGGTAGAG GCTTTTTTAGGCCCCGAGGTCGAGGGCTTCGTGGACGAGGCTTTAAAGGCATGATTCGTGGTCGAGGAAGAGGCAGGGGGAaaggtgatgatgatgattattacgATGAAGATGGG GATGGGGGATCATACAGAAGTGACTATGATAAGTCGTACCATCGACAAGACAAGAAAGGGAAAGTGATCTGTAAATACTTTGTTGAGGGCAGGTGCACCTGG GGGGAGCATTGTAATTTCAGCCATGATGTGGAAGTACCAAGACGCCGAGGACTTTGCAAGTTCTATATGACGGGTTACTGTGCCAGAGCAGACAGCTGTCCGTACATGCACGAT GATTTCCCTTGTAAGGTATATCACACCACAGGCAACTGTGTTAATGGCGAAGAGTGTATGTTCTCCCATGAACCACTAACGGATGAAACTCAGGAATTACTTGATAAG ATATTGGCTGAAGAGGCAGAAGCTGGTGCGGAGGATGAGAAAGATGTGGAGGAGCTGAAGAAGCAGGGAATAAATCCTCTACCTAAGCCACCCCCAGGAGTCGGGCTCTTACCCACACCTTCTGCTCCTACAGGATCTTCAGGTCCTTGCGAACCATTGTCACCAACATCTGTTACACCTAATGCACCCATATCGAGCTCTGGTGGTTCTAACTCTGCCCCACTTCCTGGTGGTCCGATGACAAGTGGGCCGCTTCCTGGAGGACCAGTTCCGGATATCCAAATGCCTGGAAGCCCTTTGTCAGGAAACGGTATTCAAGGAGCTTCAATGCCTGAAGTCCCTGTGCTGGTTGGTCAAGTTCTTGGTGGTCCAATACCAATTGGTTGCCCTATGCCAGCTGGACAAATGTTTGGTGATCCTGTGCCTGATCTTCCAATTCCTGGAGATCCAATGCAAGGAGGCCAAGTGCACCCAATGCATATTGGGCCTGGTGAACCCTTACCACTTGAAGGTCCAATGCCCCCTTATCAAGGAGGCCCCATGCATCCCTACCAAGGAGGCCCTATGCCCCCAATGCCAATTGGCCCCATGCCTCCAATGCAGGAAGGGAATGGCGTTTCAATGCTTGGAAGCCCAGGATCTGGAGGACCTTCAATGGACCAAATGCCAGGAAGTCCTGGATCTATGGATCCACAAATGTGCCAACGAAAAATACCTTCACTGTTTGAAATCGTTGTGCGACCCACAGCCCACCTGGCACACAAATTAGGTGTTAG acCACCCGGTGCACCTGGCGGGCCTCCAGGGCCACCTCCACAACGATTCCCTGGACCAATGGGTCCTCAAGGCCCTATGCATCACGAAATGGGTATGGAGGAAGGTCCTCCTCTGATACCTTATGGACCCGACGATGACCCTGAAATGATAGCAGAGGGTCCTCCTGTCCCAGACTTCTATGGTGAATATTATCAAGATCCCAGTATGGAAATTGGGCCTATTGTAATGGGGGATGCAG GGGTCTATGAAGACTATGGTGGGATACAGGAAGACCCTCGGCAGTACCATGACCAACCTCCAGAGCAGGGATTAGAGGATACTGATGCACCGGCCGCTTTCAACAAAGGAAATATTCCTGACTTTTTACCCTCTGCCCAGCGTGCCCTTTTCCTGCGTATCCAGCAGAAGCAGCAGGAAGAAGAACAAGCAAAAAGGTCGGCTGGAAGCTCCCTTCAGGAAAAGGACAATGAAGAAG GTGATACTGGTAACTGGTACTCCAGCGATGAGGAAGAAGGTGGAAGCAGTGTGACTTCAATACTTAAGACTTTGCGGCAACAGTCCTCCAACCGCACAGCTCAGCAGGTACCTGCGAGAGACACTGGTGCTGGGGGTCCTGTTGATCCTCGTTTGCAAAAGAATCAGGCCAATGCAGCCAGTCGCCCCACAGACCCACGGCTGTCTCGTGATCCTCGGCTTTCACGAAATGTAGATTCCACCCCAGCTGAGGCAACACCTACTGATCCAAGGTTGTCCAGACATGCGCCCCAGTCCAAACAGGACTCGCCGGTTAGTAAAGTTTCTGCTGAAGAGGAAGATACCGAGAGGTTTCTGCGTGATAAAACTGTTACTATACCTTTAGATCCTCTCCCTGGGCAGACATTGCGAGACCCACGGTGCCAGTTACAGCAGTTCAGCCACATCAAAAAGGACATCAGCTTAAGTAAGCCAAGCTTTGCCAGGACTGTTTTGTGGAGTCCTGAAGACCTTATCCCACTGCCCATTCCCAAACAGGACTTCATACCAGTGCCAGCTGCATTACAGTCTGTGCCAGTTCTTGATCCTCGACTTAACCGTCCAGCCACCTCAGCTCCTCATGACCCACGTCAGCGGGCATCTGCTCCTGACGCACCAGCACCTAACGCTAGCCTCCCTGATTTCGAACTGTTATCTAGGATTTTGAAGACTGTCAATGCTGCCTCTGTGACAGCAAGTCCCGCGACAGCAACTGTTGAGAAACCTTGTGACCCCCGAACTCGTAAACCACCTGCTGACCCGCGGCTGCAGAAATCAGCAGAGCCTCCAAAACCACCTGAGCCAAGCCAGCCCCTCCCAGTCATACCTCCTACTGAAAGCACACCAACAATTGCCCCCTATGATCCCCGTCTTGGGTTGAGCAAGCCTAGTGGTCAAAGTAATGTCCTGAGCAACATTAGCTTGTATGACCCCAGAACGGGGAGCAAGACCACGACTGAGGCCGCTCCTAGCGAAGCAGTTTCTAAGGGACCAGAGAACAAAACTGCCAGTAAATCAAAAGAGCCGCTGTTTGTGCGCAAGTCTGCTCTTGACCAGCCGGACGCTGACAAACCAAACTCTGAACCTGCCACGGACCGATACAACAGTTATAACCGGCCCCGTCCTAAGACCCAAACTGCTTCCGAAAGCAGCCAGCCCGCTGTCCACAACCTCCCGGTGCCACCCGTCTACGGGTTGGTAAAGCAGGCCACAAAGTCCGGCAGCGGCAGCCCCTACGCAGGCAACAGCCCAACACAGGAAAGTGAGCAGGACGCTGGTTCCTTGAAAGATGTTTTTAAAGGATTTGATCCGACGGCATCTCCGTTCTGCCAGTAG
- the ZC3H4 gene encoding zinc finger CCCH domain-containing protein 4 isoform X2, whose protein sequence is MEDGELEEGELEDDGGEDASHEVPEPPAPKEKEEKHHNESDEEKSHRKMKRKRRKEKEKRRAKKKRKSKHKRHASSSEDYSDYSDDSDFSPSEKSHRKYREYSPSYPPPHQQYSSHNAPPSKKSYHNMDSKSYGMYDDYENDQYGEYEDDEGDDMGKEDYDDFAKELNQYRRAKEGNHRGRGMRGRIKLIRGRGRGMIRGRGGFRGRGSRGRGYSGEEHQDDEEMYDEEMEYGDEEMMGDEEYDDYSKELNQYRKSKEGRGRGFFRPRGRGLRGRGFKGMIRGRGRGRGKGDDDDYYDEDGDGGSYRSDYDKSYHRQDKKGKVICKYFVEGRCTWGEHCNFSHDVEVPRRRGLCKFYMTGYCARADSCPYMHDDFPCKVYHTTGNCVNGEECMFSHEPLTDETQELLDKILAEEAEAGAEDEKDVEELKKQGINPLPKPPPGVGLLPTPSAPTGSSGPCEPLSPTSVTPNAPISSSGGSNSAPLPGGPMTSGPLPGGPVPDIQMPGSPLSGNGIQGASMPEVPVLVGQVLGGPIPIGCPMPAGQMFGDPVPDLPIPGDPMQGGQVHPMHIGPGEPLPLEGPMPPYQGGPMHPYQGGPMPPMPIGPMPPMQEGNGVSMLGSPGSGGPSMDQMPGSPGSMDPQMCQRKIPSLFEIVVRPTAHLAHKLGVRPPGAPGGPPGPPPQRFPGPMGPQGPMHHEMGMEEGPPLIPYGPDDDPEMIAEGPPVPDFYGEYYQDPSMEIGPIVMGDAGVYEDYGGIQEDPRQYHDQPPEQGLEDTDAPAAFNKGNIPDFLPSAQRALFLRIQQKQQEEEQAKRSAGSSLQEKDNEEGDTGNWYSSDEEEGGSSVTSILKTLRQQSSNRTAQQVPARDTGAGGPVDPRLQKNQANAASRPTDPRLSRDPRLSRNVDSTPAEATPTDPRLSRHAPQSKQDSPVSKVSAEEEDTERFLRDKTVTIPLDPLPGQTLRDPRCQLQQFSHIKKDISLSKPSFARTVLWSPEDLIPLPIPKQDFIPVPAALQSVPVLDPRLNRPATSAPHDPRQRASAPDAPAPNASLPDFELLSRILKTVNAASVTASPATATVEKPCDPRTRKPPADPRLQKSAEPPKPPEPSQPLPVIPPTESTPTIAPYDPRLGLSKPSGQSNVLSNISLYDPRTGSKTTTEAAPSEAVSKGPENKTASKSKEPLFVRKSALDQPDADKPNSEPATDRYNSYNRPRPKTQTASESSQPAVHNLPVPPVYGLVKQATKSGSGSPYAGNSPTQESEQDAGSLKDVFKGFDPTASPFCQ, encoded by the exons GGAGGATGGTGAGTTGGAGGAGGGTGAACTTGAAGATGACGGAGGTGAGGATGCGAGCCATGAGGTCCCCGAGCCTCCGGCTCcaaaggagaaagaggagaaACATCACAACGAATCTGATGAGGAGAAGTCGCACCGCAAAATGAAACGGAAGcgcagaaaagagaaagagaagcgAAGAGCTAAGAAGAAAAGAAAGTCCAAGCACAAG cGTCATGCATCATCCAGTGAGGACTACTCCGACTACAGTGATGACTCAGACTTTAGTCCCAGTGAAAAGAGTCACCGCAAATACCGAGAATACAGCCCGTCGTATCCTCCG CCACATCAGCAGTACTCATCACATAATGCCCCACCTTCAAAAAAGAGCTACCACAATATGGACAGCAAGAGCTATGGCATGTATGATGACTATGAAAATGACCAGTATGGGGAGTATGAAGATGATGAAGGGGACGACATGGGCAAAGAAGATTATGATGATTTTGCCAAGGAGCTAAACCAATATCGAAGGGCAAAAGAGGGCAACCATCGTGGTAGAG GAATGAGAGGAAGGATTAAGTTGATACGAGGTCGAGGAAGAGGGATGATTCGTGGAAGAGGAGGCTTTAGAGGGAGAGGCAGCAGAGGGAGAGGATACTCAGGAGAGGAACATCAAGATGACGAGGAGATGTATGACGAAGAAATGGAG TATGGTGATGAGGAGATGATGGGCGATGAAGAGTATGACGACTACTCAAAAGAGTTAAACCAATATCGCAAGTCTAAAGAAGGCCGCGGTAGAG GCTTTTTTAGGCCCCGAGGTCGAGGGCTTCGTGGACGAGGCTTTAAAGGCATGATTCGTGGTCGAGGAAGAGGCAGGGGGAaaggtgatgatgatgattattacgATGAAGATGGG GATGGGGGATCATACAGAAGTGACTATGATAAGTCGTACCATCGACAAGACAAGAAAGGGAAAGTGATCTGTAAATACTTTGTTGAGGGCAGGTGCACCTGG GGGGAGCATTGTAATTTCAGCCATGATGTGGAAGTACCAAGACGCCGAGGACTTTGCAAGTTCTATATGACGGGTTACTGTGCCAGAGCAGACAGCTGTCCGTACATGCACGAT GATTTCCCTTGTAAGGTATATCACACCACAGGCAACTGTGTTAATGGCGAAGAGTGTATGTTCTCCCATGAACCACTAACGGATGAAACTCAGGAATTACTTGATAAG ATATTGGCTGAAGAGGCAGAAGCTGGTGCGGAGGATGAGAAAGATGTGGAGGAGCTGAAGAAGCAGGGAATAAATCCTCTACCTAAGCCACCCCCAGGAGTCGGGCTCTTACCCACACCTTCTGCTCCTACAGGATCTTCAGGTCCTTGCGAACCATTGTCACCAACATCTGTTACACCTAATGCACCCATATCGAGCTCTGGTGGTTCTAACTCTGCCCCACTTCCTGGTGGTCCGATGACAAGTGGGCCGCTTCCTGGAGGACCAGTTCCGGATATCCAAATGCCTGGAAGCCCTTTGTCAGGAAACGGTATTCAAGGAGCTTCAATGCCTGAAGTCCCTGTGCTGGTTGGTCAAGTTCTTGGTGGTCCAATACCAATTGGTTGCCCTATGCCAGCTGGACAAATGTTTGGTGATCCTGTGCCTGATCTTCCAATTCCTGGAGATCCAATGCAAGGAGGCCAAGTGCACCCAATGCATATTGGGCCTGGTGAACCCTTACCACTTGAAGGTCCAATGCCCCCTTATCAAGGAGGCCCCATGCATCCCTACCAAGGAGGCCCTATGCCCCCAATGCCAATTGGCCCCATGCCTCCAATGCAGGAAGGGAATGGCGTTTCAATGCTTGGAAGCCCAGGATCTGGAGGACCTTCAATGGACCAAATGCCAGGAAGTCCTGGATCTATGGATCCACAAATGTGCCAACGAAAAATACCTTCACTGTTTGAAATCGTTGTGCGACCCACAGCCCACCTGGCACACAAATTAGGTGTTAG acCACCCGGTGCACCTGGCGGGCCTCCAGGGCCACCTCCACAACGATTCCCTGGACCAATGGGTCCTCAAGGCCCTATGCATCACGAAATGGGTATGGAGGAAGGTCCTCCTCTGATACCTTATGGACCCGACGATGACCCTGAAATGATAGCAGAGGGTCCTCCTGTCCCAGACTTCTATGGTGAATATTATCAAGATCCCAGTATGGAAATTGGGCCTATTGTAATGGGGGATGCAG GGGTCTATGAAGACTATGGTGGGATACAGGAAGACCCTCGGCAGTACCATGACCAACCTCCAGAGCAGGGATTAGAGGATACTGATGCACCGGCCGCTTTCAACAAAGGAAATATTCCTGACTTTTTACCCTCTGCCCAGCGTGCCCTTTTCCTGCGTATCCAGCAGAAGCAGCAGGAAGAAGAACAAGCAAAAAGGTCGGCTGGAAGCTCCCTTCAGGAAAAGGACAATGAAGAAG GTGATACTGGTAACTGGTACTCCAGCGATGAGGAAGAAGGTGGAAGCAGTGTGACTTCAATACTTAAGACTTTGCGGCAACAGTCCTCCAACCGCACAGCTCAGCAGGTACCTGCGAGAGACACTGGTGCTGGGGGTCCTGTTGATCCTCGTTTGCAAAAGAATCAGGCCAATGCAGCCAGTCGCCCCACAGACCCACGGCTGTCTCGTGATCCTCGGCTTTCACGAAATGTAGATTCCACCCCAGCTGAGGCAACACCTACTGATCCAAGGTTGTCCAGACATGCGCCCCAGTCCAAACAGGACTCGCCGGTTAGTAAAGTTTCTGCTGAAGAGGAAGATACCGAGAGGTTTCTGCGTGATAAAACTGTTACTATACCTTTAGATCCTCTCCCTGGGCAGACATTGCGAGACCCACGGTGCCAGTTACAGCAGTTCAGCCACATCAAAAAGGACATCAGCTTAAGTAAGCCAAGCTTTGCCAGGACTGTTTTGTGGAGTCCTGAAGACCTTATCCCACTGCCCATTCCCAAACAGGACTTCATACCAGTGCCAGCTGCATTACAGTCTGTGCCAGTTCTTGATCCTCGACTTAACCGTCCAGCCACCTCAGCTCCTCATGACCCACGTCAGCGGGCATCTGCTCCTGACGCACCAGCACCTAACGCTAGCCTCCCTGATTTCGAACTGTTATCTAGGATTTTGAAGACTGTCAATGCTGCCTCTGTGACAGCAAGTCCCGCGACAGCAACTGTTGAGAAACCTTGTGACCCCCGAACTCGTAAACCACCTGCTGACCCGCGGCTGCAGAAATCAGCAGAGCCTCCAAAACCACCTGAGCCAAGCCAGCCCCTCCCAGTCATACCTCCTACTGAAAGCACACCAACAATTGCCCCCTATGATCCCCGTCTTGGGTTGAGCAAGCCTAGTGGTCAAAGTAATGTCCTGAGCAACATTAGCTTGTATGACCCCAGAACGGGGAGCAAGACCACGACTGAGGCCGCTCCTAGCGAAGCAGTTTCTAAGGGACCAGAGAACAAAACTGCCAGTAAATCAAAAGAGCCGCTGTTTGTGCGCAAGTCTGCTCTTGACCAGCCGGACGCTGACAAACCAAACTCTGAACCTGCCACGGACCGATACAACAGTTATAACCGGCCCCGTCCTAAGACCCAAACTGCTTCCGAAAGCAGCCAGCCCGCTGTCCACAACCTCCCGGTGCCACCCGTCTACGGGTTGGTAAAGCAGGCCACAAAGTCCGGCAGCGGCAGCCCCTACGCAGGCAACAGCCCAACACAGGAAAGTGAGCAGGACGCTGGTTCCTTGAAAGATGTTTTTAAAGGATTTGATCCGACGGCATCTCCGTTCTGCCAGTAG